From one Acidobacteriota bacterium genomic stretch:
- the metK gene encoding methionine adenosyltransferase, with the protein MAPKGRYLFSSESVTEGHPDKMADQISDAVLDAIMAEDPNGRVACETMVTTGLIVVSGEITTEAYIDIPRVARETVRGIGYDRAKYGFDCDTCGVLSSIDSQSPDIAQGVDPGGAGDQGLMFGFACRETEELMPLPIELAHKLTRRLTEVRKNGTLDWLRPDGKSQVSVEYDGYQPLRLEAVVISTQHSEEVDNETIKREITEHVIRPVAPQQWIDDATKIYINPTGRFVVGGPQGDCGLTGRKIIVDTYGGMGRHGGGAFSGKDPSKVDRSACYMARYIAKNCVAAGLAERIEVQLAYAIGVAEPVSVMADTFGTGRIGEMEICRLIRDSFELTPKGIIETLDLRRPIYQNTAAYGHFGRSEFSWEETGKAAALRQAAGLPETATA; encoded by the coding sequence ATGGCACCCAAAGGGCGTTACCTTTTCAGTTCCGAGTCGGTCACCGAAGGCCATCCCGACAAGATGGCCGACCAGATCTCGGACGCCGTGCTCGACGCCATCATGGCCGAAGACCCCAATGGCCGTGTGGCCTGCGAAACCATGGTCACCACCGGTCTGATCGTGGTTTCGGGCGAGATCACCACCGAGGCCTACATCGATATCCCCCGGGTGGCCCGGGAAACCGTGCGGGGAATCGGCTATGACCGCGCCAAGTACGGCTTCGATTGCGATACCTGCGGCGTGCTTTCCAGCATCGACAGCCAGTCCCCCGACATCGCCCAGGGAGTCGATCCCGGCGGTGCCGGCGACCAGGGCCTGATGTTCGGCTTCGCCTGCCGGGAGACCGAAGAATTAATGCCGCTGCCCATCGAACTGGCCCACAAACTCACCCGCCGCCTCACCGAGGTGCGCAAGAACGGCACTTTGGACTGGCTGCGTCCCGACGGCAAGTCCCAGGTTTCCGTCGAGTACGACGGCTACCAGCCGCTGCGCCTCGAGGCCGTCGTCATATCCACCCAGCACAGCGAAGAGGTCGACAACGAGACCATCAAGCGGGAGATCACCGAACACGTCATCCGTCCGGTGGCCCCCCAGCAATGGATCGACGATGCCACCAAGATCTACATCAACCCCACGGGACGGTTCGTGGTGGGCGGCCCCCAAGGCGACTGCGGCCTGACCGGACGCAAGATCATCGTAGATACCTACGGCGGAATGGGCCGTCACGGGGGCGGAGCCTTCTCCGGAAAAGATCCCTCCAAAGTCGACCGCTCAGCCTGCTACATGGCCCGCTACATCGCCAAGAACTGCGTGGCCGCCGGACTGGCCGAGCGCATCGAGGTGCAATTGGCCTACGCCATCGGCGTGGCCGAACCGGTTTCCGTGATGGCCGATACCTTCGGCACCGGACGCATTGGGGAAATGGAGATCTGCCGCCTCATCCGCGACAGCTTCGAGTTGACGCCCAAGGGCATCATCGAGACTCTCGATCTGCGCCGGCCCATCTACCAGAATACGGCTGCCTACGGCCACTTCGGCCGCTCCGAGTTCTCCTGGGAGGAGACCGGCAAGGCCGCTGCCCTGCGTCAAGCCGCCGGCCTGCCCGAAACGGCTACCGCCTGA
- a CDS encoding radical SAM protein — protein MDFSKPLQENTPQNLPWLRREKRDLGKILIVYPVTGMDVAGINVGLPLSALYLSAVLKPAGYRVELIDERLTTNFAEDVRRSIEREKPVLVGVSSMTGLQIRGGLKAARAVRDVDPRVPLVWGGVHPTLCPDSTLKDELCDYVVLGEGEITLIELADALRRQGGPDAGDLAAIRGLGYKEDGKLRFTPGRPLIEELDVIPPPDYDLIDMEHYFTTAPSTGQRQLQIVTSRGCPYDCEFCYNLKFNERRFRYFSAERVVSDIEYVVNRYGVKAIFVEDDYFFGHPGRVEAICDELIERDLGLLIQVPCRIDYLHKRSPAMIDKLYKAGFKELWVGIESGSEGRLKEIMKRNTLDQVREVNQLLSGSDVYVKYGFMAGFPNEDRRETLETVDFMFELMSANSNAGVAPVAIYTPYPGTTLYDKAKLVYGMKMPETLEEWSHFHFAKNNNPFLSEDQKHFVTKVNVMSKFFERKAFERFCNNRFKPVMMGIYALYYKILRLRLKYRFFAFMPEIRLIQWMEKLYLQAFHRTQLANKRT, from the coding sequence ATGGATTTCAGCAAGCCGCTGCAGGAAAACACGCCTCAGAACCTCCCCTGGCTGCGCCGGGAAAAGCGCGACCTGGGCAAGATCTTGATCGTCTATCCGGTGACGGGGATGGACGTAGCCGGCATCAACGTGGGACTGCCGCTGTCGGCTCTCTACCTGAGCGCCGTCCTCAAGCCCGCCGGCTATCGGGTGGAACTGATCGACGAGCGGCTTACCACCAACTTCGCCGAAGACGTGCGCCGCTCCATCGAACGGGAAAAGCCGGTGCTGGTCGGCGTCTCCTCCATGACCGGATTGCAGATCCGCGGCGGACTCAAGGCCGCCCGCGCCGTGCGCGACGTCGACCCCCGGGTTCCTCTGGTGTGGGGAGGCGTCCACCCCACCCTGTGCCCCGACTCCACCCTCAAGGACGAACTGTGCGACTACGTGGTGTTGGGCGAGGGCGAGATCACCCTTATCGAACTGGCCGACGCCCTGCGCCGTCAGGGCGGTCCCGACGCCGGCGACCTGGCCGCCATCCGGGGCCTGGGCTACAAAGAGGACGGCAAGCTGCGCTTCACGCCGGGGCGTCCGCTCATCGAGGAACTCGACGTCATCCCGCCTCCCGACTACGACCTCATCGACATGGAGCACTACTTCACCACGGCTCCTTCCACAGGGCAGCGCCAGTTGCAGATCGTCACCTCGCGGGGATGCCCCTACGACTGCGAGTTCTGCTACAACCTCAAGTTCAACGAGCGCCGCTTCCGCTATTTCTCGGCTGAGAGGGTGGTCTCCGACATCGAGTACGTGGTCAACCGCTATGGCGTCAAGGCCATCTTCGTCGAGGACGACTACTTCTTCGGCCATCCGGGACGCGTGGAGGCCATCTGCGACGAGCTGATCGAGCGCGACCTGGGACTGCTCATTCAGGTCCCCTGCCGCATCGACTACCTGCACAAGCGCTCTCCAGCCATGATCGACAAGCTCTACAAGGCCGGATTCAAGGAACTCTGGGTGGGCATCGAGTCGGGCTCCGAAGGACGCCTCAAGGAAATCATGAAGCGCAACACCCTCGATCAGGTGCGCGAGGTCAACCAGCTTCTCTCGGGTTCGGACGTTTACGTCAAGTACGGATTCATGGCCGGCTTCCCCAACGAGGACCGCAGGGAAACGCTGGAAACGGTCGACTTCATGTTCGAGCTGATGTCGGCCAATTCCAACGCCGGGGTGGCTCCGGTGGCCATCTATACGCCCTATCCGGGCACCACCCTCTACGACAAGGCCAAGCTGGTTTACGGCATGAAGATGCCCGAGACTTTGGAGGAGTGGAGCCACTTTCACTTCGCCAAGAACAACAATCCCTTCCTCAGCGAAGACCAGAAGCACTTCGTCACCAAAGTCAACGTGATGAGCAAGTTCTTCGAGCGCAAGGCCTTCGAACGCTTCTGCAACAACCGCTTCAAGCCGGTCATGATGGGCATCTACGCCCTCTACTACAAGATCCTGCGCCTGCGCCTCAAGTACCGCTTCTTCGCCTTCATGCCCGAAATCCGCCTCATCCAGTGGATGGAAAAGCTCTACCTGCAAGCCTTCCACCGCACCCAACTGGCCAACAAGAGAACTTAG
- a CDS encoding rhomboid family intramembrane serine protease, translated as MYNRQTGFRFGPQLTPMVKYLIIACVAVFIWTALGGLEIIQILGLVPARFWPPDLWLWQGITYIFLHGDFFHLLMNMFVLWMFGSTLEAHWGSSQFLRFFFITGIGAGLLSAAVDYSSYIPIIGASGAIYGLLAAFGMLFPERPIFIYFILPIKAKYFVLLTAGLVLFSSLGDAGSGIAHFAHLGGMLVGFLYLKGWLTPNGLRQAYYRWKIKRMRSRFEVYENRNRPAQSKRRDDDFWIN; from the coding sequence ATGTACAACCGCCAGACCGGCTTCAGATTCGGTCCCCAACTGACCCCGATGGTCAAGTACCTGATCATCGCCTGCGTGGCGGTGTTCATCTGGACCGCCTTGGGCGGCCTTGAGATCATTCAGATCCTGGGCCTGGTTCCGGCCCGCTTCTGGCCTCCTGATCTGTGGCTCTGGCAGGGGATCACCTACATCTTTCTGCACGGTGACTTCTTCCACCTGCTGATGAACATGTTCGTGCTCTGGATGTTCGGTTCCACCCTGGAGGCACACTGGGGCTCGAGTCAATTTCTGCGCTTCTTTTTCATCACCGGCATCGGCGCCGGATTGCTCTCGGCGGCCGTCGACTACTCATCCTACATACCCATCATAGGAGCCTCGGGAGCCATTTACGGACTGCTGGCGGCCTTCGGGATGCTCTTCCCCGAGCGGCCCATATTCATCTACTTCATCCTTCCCATTAAGGCCAAGTACTTCGTGCTCCTGACAGCCGGCTTGGTTCTTTTCTCTTCTTTAGGGGACGCTGGAAGCGGTATCGCTCATTTCGCCCACCTGGGCGGAATGCTGGTGGGCTTCCTCTACCTGAAGGGATGGCTCACGCCCAACGGCCTCCGCCAGGCCTACTACCGCTGGAAGATCAAGCGCATGCGCTCGCGCTTCGAGGTCTATGAAAACCGCAACCGCCCGGCCCAGTCCAAGCGCCGCGACGACGACTTCTGGATCAACTGA
- a CDS encoding radical SAM protein encodes MYRYPDFPDHVYVELTNICNARCTICATPAMKRKRAIMSEELFQRIADECGRRKARKFLPYLHGESLLVPGVTDYFRYMRKASPETHINLTTNGSKLSPEITEELLEDDLVDSLIVSIDGATKETFEKIRINLKWDQVRSNVLNFIRRRDEMGKSDPKVSIAMVTVEENKSERELFREVWKEADEVRYSVYFNWGGKLDNNGRTPHKVNFCERLYHYITILADGRVALCCFDSEADYAVGDVTENSIYRVWHSEEMNARRRQLYQRDFEKLKICGDCDYLNHPKWAAPLVRIRPYMHRTLPGLTGAAERAYKNWLMR; translated from the coding sequence ATGTACCGTTACCCCGACTTTCCGGACCACGTCTACGTGGAGCTGACCAACATCTGCAACGCGCGCTGCACGATTTGCGCCACGCCCGCCATGAAGCGCAAACGGGCCATCATGTCTGAAGAGCTCTTTCAGCGCATCGCGGATGAGTGCGGGCGCCGCAAGGCCCGCAAGTTCCTCCCCTACCTGCACGGGGAGTCTCTGCTGGTCCCGGGAGTGACGGATTACTTCCGCTACATGCGCAAGGCTTCGCCTGAGACCCACATCAACCTGACCACCAACGGATCGAAGCTCTCCCCCGAGATCACCGAGGAACTTCTGGAAGACGATCTTGTGGACAGCCTCATCGTCTCCATCGACGGGGCCACCAAGGAGACCTTCGAGAAGATCCGCATCAACCTCAAGTGGGACCAGGTGCGCTCCAACGTGCTCAACTTCATCCGCCGCCGCGACGAGATGGGCAAAAGCGATCCCAAAGTGTCCATCGCCATGGTCACTGTGGAGGAGAACAAGTCGGAAAGGGAGCTTTTCAGAGAGGTTTGGAAAGAGGCCGACGAAGTGCGCTACTCGGTTTATTTCAACTGGGGCGGCAAGCTCGACAACAACGGACGCACGCCCCACAAGGTCAACTTCTGCGAGCGCCTCTACCATTACATCACCATCCTGGCCGACGGTCGGGTGGCGTTGTGCTGCTTTGACTCCGAGGCCGACTATGCAGTGGGAGACGTCACCGAGAACAGTATTTACCGGGTGTGGCATTCAGAGGAAATGAACGCCCGCCGCCGCCAGCTTTACCAGCGCGATTTCGAGAAGCTCAAAATCTGCGGCGACTGCGATTATCTCAATCACCCCAAGTGGGCGGCGCCGCTGGTGCGGATCCGTCCTTACATGCACCGCACCCTCCCCGGACTGACGGGTGCTGCCGAGAGGGCTTACAAGAACTGGCTGATGCGATGA
- a CDS encoding radical SAM protein: MSKELNVLLIRAKPTFMDMILGIPIGLAYIAPIARRNGHYVEIIDLALEGDADQALFDKLEERRWHVAGFSCMTAEFEGSEKAARKLKERRPEIVTIFGGQHPTIVTEEVVAQGYCDFVCMAEGEDTFEEFLTMLTLPQGRRDWSRVAGLAYKDEQGRPVRNQPRTFVSDPDDIPLPAYDLLDLDAYATAESARYTPKYKRAIQVFTSRGCPWHCSYCHDLFGKKFRARSPEHVLSEMRLLYNEYDIREFMIEDDIFNFDMDRAKRICDMIVEEGMKIAIQFGNGVRLERLDEELIQKLAAAGTHYMAIAVESASPRIQSVSRKYLKHYLLPDVLSWCRKYGIRTMGFFMIGFPTETVEEIKMTIRFACRSDFDEALFSLVIPYAGTELSRQVERMGMQDHNRKIDHLREVPMIRSDEFDFQGLKRWQRRAYLLFFLSRMRFLRMLPKLFSVRSGMKYLKAIERNFLPQFLQRESAGSRIN, encoded by the coding sequence ATGAGCAAAGAACTCAACGTGCTGCTGATCAGGGCCAAGCCCACTTTCATGGACATGATATTGGGCATCCCTATCGGTCTGGCTTACATCGCCCCCATCGCGCGGCGCAACGGTCACTACGTGGAGATCATCGACCTGGCCCTGGAAGGCGACGCCGATCAGGCGCTCTTCGACAAGCTGGAGGAGCGCCGGTGGCATGTAGCCGGCTTCTCCTGCATGACCGCCGAATTCGAAGGCTCGGAGAAGGCCGCCCGCAAGCTGAAGGAGCGCCGTCCCGAGATCGTCACCATTTTCGGAGGACAGCATCCCACCATCGTCACCGAAGAAGTGGTGGCCCAAGGCTACTGCGACTTCGTGTGCATGGCCGAGGGGGAGGATACCTTCGAGGAGTTCCTGACCATGCTGACGCTGCCCCAAGGGCGGCGCGACTGGAGCCGCGTGGCCGGATTGGCCTACAAGGACGAGCAGGGCAGGCCCGTGCGCAATCAGCCCCGCACCTTCGTTTCCGATCCCGACGACATCCCCTTGCCGGCCTATGACCTGCTCGATCTGGACGCTTACGCCACCGCCGAGTCGGCCCGCTATACCCCCAAGTACAAGCGGGCCATACAGGTCTTTACCAGCCGGGGCTGCCCCTGGCATTGCAGCTACTGCCATGACCTGTTCGGAAAGAAGTTTCGTGCCCGCAGTCCCGAGCACGTGCTCTCCGAAATGCGCCTGCTCTACAACGAGTACGACATCCGCGAGTTCATGATCGAAGACGACATCTTCAACTTCGACATGGACCGCGCCAAGCGCATCTGCGACATGATCGTGGAAGAGGGAATGAAGATCGCCATCCAGTTCGGCAACGGCGTACGGCTGGAGCGGCTGGACGAGGAGCTGATCCAGAAGCTGGCCGCCGCGGGAACCCACTACATGGCCATCGCCGTGGAATCGGCCTCGCCGCGCATCCAGAGCGTCAGCCGCAAGTACCTCAAGCACTACCTGCTGCCCGACGTGCTCTCCTGGTGCCGCAAGTACGGCATCCGCACCATGGGATTCTTCATGATCGGCTTTCCCACCGAGACGGTGGAAGAGATCAAGATGACGATACGCTTCGCCTGCCGCAGCGATTTCGACGAGGCCCTCTTCTCGCTGGTGATCCCTTATGCCGGCACCGAATTGAGCCGCCAGGTGGAGCGGATGGGCATGCAGGACCACAACCGCAAGATCGATCATCTGCGCGAAGTGCCCATGATCCGCTCCGACGAATTCGACTTTCAAGGCCTCAAGAGGTGGCAGCGCAGGGCCTATCTGCTTTTCTTCCTCAGCCGCATGCGCTTTTTGCGCATGCTGCCCAAGCTCTTCTCGGTGCGTTCGGGAATGAAATACCTCAAGGCCATCGAGCGCAACTTCCTGCCCCAGTTCCTGCAGAGGGAATCGGCCGGATCGCGCATCAACTAA
- a CDS encoding radical SAM protein, which yields MQLSQIHNRWKLVTGYMRGTSDLDAFPMTLIVENTGKCNLKCPMCPRELGEYENIDFDFDLFKRLIDEVSGRTELVFPWGGGEPLMSPDLFKMVRYCKDQGIYTVVSTNATLLNEERSRRLIEAGLDNLIIAFDGTTKEVYEKYRKNAIFEKVIANIHRFLEIKKEMESDVFVVMQMVRLPDNAHQTRDFYKMWDLEGIDEIRIKEDEIVIEEVALEERIQHDRRRNPCYQLWQGPPTVKYDGDFFPCCHMWRSEPFGNVKNQSIQELWNSPKMQRIRQAHLDGDLRDYPDCANCHAPNPVLPVILGTFMVDMFKVRQWIPKMEKMALFYKIPAFRDR from the coding sequence ATGCAGCTTTCTCAGATTCACAACCGCTGGAAGTTGGTGACCGGCTATATGCGCGGGACCAGCGACCTGGATGCTTTTCCCATGACGCTGATCGTCGAGAATACGGGCAAGTGCAACCTGAAGTGTCCCATGTGTCCCCGCGAGCTGGGCGAGTACGAGAACATCGACTTCGATTTCGACCTCTTCAAGCGCCTCATCGACGAGGTCAGCGGCCGCACGGAACTGGTCTTTCCCTGGGGCGGCGGCGAGCCCCTCATGAGTCCCGACCTCTTCAAGATGGTGCGCTACTGCAAGGACCAGGGCATTTACACGGTGGTCAGCACCAACGCCACCTTGCTCAACGAAGAGCGCAGCCGCCGGCTCATCGAAGCCGGACTCGACAACCTCATCATCGCATTCGACGGCACCACCAAAGAGGTCTACGAGAAGTACCGCAAAAACGCCATATTCGAAAAAGTCATCGCCAACATCCACCGCTTTTTGGAAATCAAGAAAGAGATGGAGTCGGACGTCTTCGTAGTCATGCAGATGGTGCGTCTGCCCGATAATGCCCACCAGACCCGCGACTTCTACAAGATGTGGGATCTGGAAGGCATCGACGAGATCCGCATCAAAGAAGACGAGATCGTCATCGAAGAGGTGGCGCTTGAAGAGCGCATCCAGCACGACCGGCGACGCAATCCCTGCTACCAGCTCTGGCAGGGTCCGCCCACCGTCAAGTACGACGGCGACTTTTTCCCCTGCTGCCACATGTGGCGCAGCGAACCCTTCGGCAACGTCAAGAATCAGTCGATACAGGAACTGTGGAACTCGCCCAAAATGCAGCGCATCCGTCAAGCCCATCTGGACGGCGATTTGCGGGACTACCCAGACTGCGCCAACTGCCACGCGCCCAATCCCGTGCTGCCTGTCATTCTGGGCACCTTCATGGTGGACATGTTCAAAGTGCGCCAGTGGATTCCCAAGATGGAAAAGATGGCGCTTTTCTACAAGATTCCGGCCTTCCGAGATCGCTAG
- a CDS encoding S1/P1 nuclease, translating into MRVIRSLLTCLLLLLFIIPSGQAWGPTGHRAVGLIAERYLSEKTSLAVRGILGPDTLAEVSTWSDEIRSDPSWDHASPWHYISVDDGETLENTERNPDGDVLEALHRFEKVLRDSESGREEKAQAIKWMVHLVGDLHQPLHVGRRDDRGGNEIEVRWFGERSNLHRVWDSGIIDSQDLSYSELADFIDDPSLPQIRLWQSSDYEQWAQESFELRSQVYEIGDGNLRWEYRYKNWPIVERRLLQAGIRLAGKLNDIFDR; encoded by the coding sequence CCTGCTGCTTCTTTTCATCATCCCCAGCGGACAGGCCTGGGGACCGACCGGCCACCGCGCCGTGGGATTGATCGCCGAGCGCTACCTCTCGGAGAAGACCTCCTTGGCCGTGCGCGGCATCCTGGGGCCCGACACGCTGGCTGAAGTCTCGACCTGGTCCGACGAGATCCGCTCCGACCCGTCCTGGGATCATGCCTCCCCTTGGCACTACATCAGCGTCGATGACGGGGAAACGCTGGAAAATACCGAGCGCAACCCCGACGGCGACGTGCTGGAAGCCCTGCACCGCTTCGAAAAGGTCCTGCGCGATTCCGAGTCGGGCCGGGAGGAGAAGGCCCAGGCCATCAAGTGGATGGTCCACCTCGTCGGCGACCTGCACCAGCCGCTCCACGTGGGACGCCGCGATGACCGCGGCGGCAATGAAATCGAGGTGCGCTGGTTCGGCGAGCGGTCCAACCTGCACCGGGTCTGGGACTCGGGCATTATCGACTCGCAGGACCTCAGCTACAGCGAGTTGGCCGACTTCATCGACGACCCCTCCCTGCCCCAAATCCGCCTGTGGCAGAGCAGCGACTACGAGCAGTGGGCTCAGGAGTCCTTCGAGCTGCGCTCTCAGGTCTACGAGATCGGCGACGGAAACCTGCGCTGGGAGTACCGCTACAAGAACTGGCCCATCGTCGAGCGCCGCCTGCTGCAGGCCGGCATCCGCCTGGCCGGTAAACTCAACGACATCTTCGACCGCTAG
- a CDS encoding SGNH/GDSL hydrolase family protein, whose amino-acid sequence MKKNIVSISLVAFLLAAFSLAQQGPSQNDPATPQLRPRQNPTPPSFLNIVALGDSLTLGVRSGSVNTQDQIEAYPALISRQVGAFFFLPLLFGPTIELVEPGLPPVTNVIPAPGQGRVFPLITPQNLAIGGADVLDGLTDRPDFNSLAEIDSLIDLILGLPLNLPQLPPDQRMRVSQVELAVGLQPTFVIYWLGSNDVLGAATQADPSLVTPFEVFSQAYQQSLGALLMFTDAQIIVANIPELTAIPFLQSTQEVEAIVGAPIQAIGPILGIEDGDFVTLLGLGLIEPILTGQAPGPLPPSVVLTAEEAATMTAATNQMNGFIAQFAGAVGVPVVDINSFIRDVDENGFQAGQFTLTTDFLGGVFSLDGVHPNATAQAAVANLFIQRMNEFWGLSIPLIDLEAVAANDDLVLKGETAGQVIDPRNMRRYGFDAARRAVEIINPELVKEAPQQPGGSPLRPRGGSGWR is encoded by the coding sequence ATGAAGAAAAACATCGTATCCATTTCGCTCGTCGCCTTTCTGCTGGCCGCTTTCTCGCTGGCCCAGCAAGGCCCTTCCCAGAACGACCCCGCGACCCCCCAACTGAGGCCGCGCCAGAACCCGACTCCGCCCAGCTTTCTCAACATCGTGGCGCTGGGAGACAGCCTCACTCTGGGCGTCAGAAGCGGAAGCGTCAACACCCAAGACCAGATCGAGGCCTACCCGGCTTTGATCTCGCGGCAGGTGGGAGCCTTTTTCTTCCTCCCGCTGCTCTTCGGGCCCACCATTGAACTGGTCGAACCGGGCCTTCCGCCGGTCACCAACGTGATCCCGGCGCCCGGCCAGGGACGCGTCTTTCCCTTGATCACGCCTCAGAATCTGGCAATCGGCGGCGCCGACGTTCTGGACGGCTTGACGGACCGTCCCGACTTCAACAGCCTGGCCGAAATCGATTCGCTCATCGACCTGATTCTGGGGCTGCCGCTCAACCTGCCTCAACTGCCGCCTGATCAACGCATGCGGGTCAGTCAGGTCGAGTTGGCCGTTGGCCTGCAGCCGACCTTCGTCATCTACTGGCTGGGCTCCAACGACGTGCTGGGCGCCGCCACTCAAGCCGATCCCTCGCTGGTGACTCCCTTCGAGGTCTTCAGCCAGGCCTACCAGCAGTCTCTGGGCGCGCTGCTGATGTTCACCGACGCTCAGATCATCGTGGCCAACATTCCCGAGCTGACCGCCATCCCCTTCCTGCAGAGCACTCAGGAAGTGGAAGCCATCGTGGGCGCTCCCATCCAAGCCATCGGGCCTATCCTGGGCATCGAGGACGGCGATTTCGTGACCTTGCTGGGATTGGGACTGATCGAGCCCATCCTGACCGGGCAGGCGCCCGGCCCGCTGCCTCCCAGCGTGGTGCTGACGGCAGAGGAAGCCGCCACCATGACCGCCGCCACCAACCAGATGAACGGCTTCATCGCTCAGTTCGCGGGAGCCGTGGGCGTTCCCGTAGTCGACATCAACTCCTTCATCCGCGACGTCGACGAGAACGGATTCCAGGCCGGTCAATTCACCCTCACCACCGATTTTCTGGGAGGCGTCTTCAGCCTCGACGGGGTCCATCCCAACGCCACCGCCCAGGCCGCCGTGGCCAACCTGTTCATCCAGCGCATGAACGAGTTCTGGGGACTCTCCATCCCGCTGATAGACTTGGAGGCGGTTGCGGCCAACGACGACCTGGTGCTCAAGGGCGAAACGGCTGGACAGGTGATCGATCCCCGCAACATGAGGCGCTACGGATTCGACGCCGCCCGCAGGGCGGTCGAGATCATCAACCCGGAACTGGTGAAGGAGGCGCCCCAACAGCCCGGCGGGTCGCCATTGCGTCCGCGCGGCGGCTCAGGTTGGCGTTGA
- a CDS encoding glycosyltransferase family 2 protein: MSLQARPEDASLPQARLVAVVPAFRASTTIAQVLTDFAPCCERMIVVDDGSEDETGGRVRSLGLKNVRLITHSGNQGVGAAMKTGIKAALEEDADIVFKIDADGQMKACDLPRLLAPLWDSQADCSKGNRWFDRRALRTMPSIRRWGNLGLSFALRAASGHWKVFDPTNGYVAWRREVLEVVDWTRVEDRFLFESSMLVEIGSVGGVVQDVPIQARYEGAGSHLKVWKSLLEFPEFLLRAVLRRLWQRYFVVDFNAVSLLLVSGTLLTLFALLFGGYHWWKSSVSGVPATPGTVILSALPLLFGFNCLLQALVLDISSSNDRPLSRRPLAPQPFENPRGRS, from the coding sequence ATGAGTCTGCAGGCCAGACCCGAGGACGCTTCTTTGCCGCAAGCTCGTCTGGTCGCGGTCGTTCCGGCTTTTCGGGCCAGCACGACCATCGCCCAGGTGCTGACTGATTTCGCCCCTTGCTGCGAACGGATGATCGTGGTCGATGACGGCTCCGAGGACGAAACCGGCGGGCGTGTGCGCTCGCTTGGTCTGAAGAATGTCCGGCTCATCACCCACTCCGGCAATCAAGGCGTAGGCGCCGCTATGAAGACAGGCATAAAAGCGGCATTGGAGGAGGACGCCGACATCGTCTTCAAAATCGACGCCGACGGGCAGATGAAAGCGTGCGATCTTCCCCGGTTGCTGGCACCTCTGTGGGATTCTCAGGCCGACTGCAGCAAGGGGAACCGCTGGTTTGACCGCAGGGCTCTGCGCACAATGCCGTCCATCAGGCGCTGGGGCAACTTGGGGCTGTCTTTCGCTCTGCGAGCCGCCTCGGGCCATTGGAAAGTTTTCGATCCTACCAACGGCTATGTGGCCTGGCGCCGCGAGGTCCTGGAAGTGGTCGACTGGACTCGGGTCGAGGACCGCTTCCTCTTCGAGTCCTCGATGCTGGTGGAAATCGGTTCGGTGGGAGGAGTGGTGCAGGATGTGCCCATTCAGGCCCGCTATGAGGGCGCAGGATCCCATCTCAAGGTCTGGAAGAGCCTTCTTGAATTCCCAGAATTCTTATTGCGTGCAGTCCTGCGCCGTCTCTGGCAACGCTACTTCGTGGTGGATTTCAATGCCGTCTCTCTGCTGCTCGTTTCAGGGACTCTCCTCACCCTCTTCGCGCTGCTCTTTGGCGGCTATCACTGGTGGAAGTCTTCGGTCAGCGGCGTTCCCGCGACCCCCGGAACGGTCATTCTCTCCGCCCTCCCCTTGCTTTTCGGCTTCAACTGCTTGCTGCAGGCGCTGGTCCTGGACATCTCCTCCTCCAACGACCGCCCCCTCAGCCGCAGACCCCTGGCTCCTCAACCTTTCGAAAACCCTCGAGGCCGATCCTAG